A genome region from Pseudodesulfovibrio alkaliphilus includes the following:
- the rsmH gene encoding 16S rRNA (cytosine(1402)-N(4))-methyltransferase RsmH — protein sequence MEGRVDPATLHTTVLLHEVIEWLRPKPGGRYLDGTLGMGGHSLALMERAGAGAELAGLDRDARALALAGERLAGMGDRAHLFHLPFSRFEEALDTLGWETVDGAVLDLGVSSLQLDEAERGFSFISDGPLDMRMDPECGPSAADLVNTLKHGDLARIIRAYGEDPLAGKIASAILKARDKGAITRTLQLAEIVRLAYPPKMRHTARNHPATRTFQGLRIAVNRETEELEHYLETIIGRLAPGARAAIISFHSLEDRAVKRAFLAAARGCRCPSHQLHCTCGGVPSFKVLTRKPQTPSDEEAARNPRSRSAKLRVAERLGPDGEEA from the coding sequence ATGGAAGGCCGCGTTGATCCCGCGACCCTCCACACGACGGTTCTTTTACATGAAGTGATCGAGTGGCTCCGGCCGAAACCGGGAGGGCGGTATCTGGACGGAACCCTCGGCATGGGCGGCCACAGCCTCGCGCTCATGGAGCGTGCCGGGGCCGGAGCCGAACTTGCCGGACTTGATCGCGATGCGCGAGCCCTGGCCCTGGCCGGCGAGCGGCTCGCAGGAATGGGCGACCGCGCCCATCTTTTCCACCTGCCGTTTTCGAGGTTTGAGGAAGCCTTGGACACACTGGGGTGGGAAACGGTGGACGGGGCCGTTCTCGACCTTGGCGTCTCGTCACTCCAGCTCGATGAAGCAGAGCGGGGATTCAGCTTCATCAGCGACGGGCCGCTGGACATGCGTATGGACCCGGAGTGCGGCCCCTCGGCAGCCGACCTGGTCAATACGCTCAAGCATGGTGATCTGGCGCGGATCATCAGGGCCTACGGGGAAGACCCCCTGGCCGGGAAAATCGCGTCGGCGATACTGAAGGCACGGGACAAGGGAGCGATCACCAGAACGCTCCAACTGGCCGAGATAGTGCGGCTGGCCTATCCGCCCAAGATGCGGCACACGGCCCGCAACCATCCGGCGACCCGGACCTTTCAGGGACTGCGAATAGCGGTCAACAGGGAAACAGAGGAACTTGAACACTACCTTGAAACCATAATCGGGCGGCTTGCGCCCGGTGCGAGAGCGGCCATCATCTCGTTTCACTCCCTGGAGGACAGGGCCGTGAAACGCGCCTTCCTGGCGGCAGCCAGGGGATGCCGCTGCCCGTCGCACCAACTGCACTGCACCTGCGGGGGCGTTCCCTCGTTCAAGGTGCTCACCCGCAAGCCGCAGACGCCGTCCGACGAGGAAGCGGCCCGAAACCCCCGCAGCCGCAGCGCCAAGCTGCGCGTGGCCGAGAGGCTCGGGCCGGATGGAGAAGAGGCATGA
- a CDS encoding division/cell wall cluster transcriptional repressor MraZ, with translation MKFRGHAHRSLDDKGRLILPPEFRDMIRSGVPESIIVLTIFDKHVIGITPEQWSRMEDELEKVKTPSRELQNTIRILYSGYTETPMGAQGRIAIPAHLRKSGKLDKDVVVMGAGRRFEIWPADSFERLLDEDYDVSRELAENNVSLPF, from the coding sequence ATGAAATTTCGAGGTCACGCACACAGAAGCCTGGACGACAAGGGACGGCTCATCCTGCCGCCCGAGTTCCGGGACATGATCCGCTCCGGCGTACCGGAGTCGATCATTGTGCTGACCATTTTCGACAAGCACGTTATCGGCATCACCCCGGAGCAGTGGTCGCGGATGGAAGACGAGCTTGAGAAGGTCAAGACCCCGAGCCGGGAGCTGCAAAACACCATCCGCATCCTCTACTCCGGCTATACCGAAACGCCGATGGGAGCACAGGGGCGCATCGCCATCCCCGCCCATCTGCGCAAAAGCGGCAAGCTGGACAAGGATGTGGTGGTCATGGGCGCCGGGCGTCGGTTCGAGATATGGCCTGCGGACAGCTTTGAACGGTTGCTCGACGAGGACTACGACGTGTCCCGCGAACTGGCTGAAAACAACGTCAGTCTGCCCTTCTAG
- a CDS encoding penicillin-binding transpeptidase domain-containing protein, whose product MAQDGQRRKDHSKVKIGLVAALFALAFAGLWVRAGWVQLHLGDALLTQASRQSLAAEFEYGERGRIFDRNGEMLATSVQANSVYASPFEIADLDAAATAVAKALSLPRKDVRQKLSAKKQFVWIKRQVSDREAAALARADIPGIRLTTEYSRIYPNGHLAGQTLGFVDIDGQGLEGVERLYDARMQPGKAKFVVQRDAKGSRLYLDAQGREMNINGLDVFLTLDTHIQHAAEQALANAIAKYKARAGIVLVVEVETGDILAMANQPFFNPNAVKGSTPGQRRLRAVTDVYEPGSTFKPFLFAAALEEGAIKPDTLIDCENGRWRVANKTIRDTHPRSWIPAHQIMRYSSNIGCAKIGLDMGADMYADYLSRLGFGEKTDLGLSGESSGLVMPPAKWTSVDLAAISFGQGIGVTAVQMARAFLCLANEGVTRQLNLVRDPAPARPHAAVRVFSRETSATVLRMMRDVVHEDGTGRSARIPGITMAGKTGTAQKATKGGYGDQYLSSFVAMVPAEDPKLLVITMIDEPQTANYGSMVAAPVCRDVTVRTLAYYGKVSETLESVVAERVSVDSLADSPLNEAMAPPAEHPESDTVPNIRGLTVRRALELLARRGIVPVLKGQGMTVKDHKPNAGQPWPTEQQTEGTDDVFILWLS is encoded by the coding sequence ATGGCTCAGGACGGCCAGAGGCGCAAGGATCACAGCAAGGTGAAGATAGGGCTTGTCGCGGCCCTTTTCGCGCTTGCCTTTGCCGGGCTTTGGGTTCGTGCGGGCTGGGTGCAGTTGCACCTTGGCGACGCGCTGCTGACCCAGGCATCGCGCCAGAGCCTTGCCGCCGAATTCGAATACGGCGAGCGCGGCCGAATTTTTGACCGAAACGGCGAGATGCTGGCCACCAGCGTCCAGGCCAACTCGGTGTATGCCAGCCCCTTTGAGATAGCCGATCTCGACGCGGCGGCCACCGCTGTGGCCAAGGCGCTTTCCCTGCCCCGCAAGGACGTGCGCCAGAAACTCTCCGCCAAAAAGCAATTCGTCTGGATCAAACGGCAGGTCAGCGATCGCGAGGCCGCTGCCCTGGCCCGGGCCGACATTCCTGGAATCCGCCTGACCACCGAATATTCCCGCATCTACCCCAACGGCCATCTGGCCGGACAGACGCTGGGCTTCGTGGACATCGACGGTCAGGGGCTGGAAGGAGTGGAGCGCCTCTATGACGCCCGCATGCAGCCGGGAAAGGCCAAGTTCGTGGTCCAGCGCGACGCCAAGGGCAGCCGGCTCTATCTCGACGCCCAGGGCCGGGAAATGAACATCAACGGCCTGGATGTGTTCCTGACCCTCGACACCCACATCCAGCACGCCGCCGAACAGGCCCTGGCCAACGCCATCGCCAAGTACAAGGCCCGGGCGGGCATCGTCCTCGTGGTGGAGGTGGAGACCGGCGACATCCTGGCCATGGCCAACCAGCCCTTCTTCAACCCCAATGCTGTCAAGGGCTCCACTCCCGGCCAGCGCAGACTGCGGGCCGTGACCGACGTGTACGAGCCCGGCTCCACATTCAAGCCTTTCCTTTTCGCCGCCGCCCTGGAAGAAGGCGCCATCAAACCGGACACGCTCATCGACTGCGAGAACGGCCGCTGGCGCGTGGCCAACAAGACCATCCGCGACACCCACCCCAGAAGCTGGATCCCGGCCCACCAGATTATGCGCTACTCCTCCAACATCGGTTGCGCCAAAATCGGCCTGGACATGGGCGCCGACATGTACGCCGACTATCTTTCCAGGCTCGGCTTCGGCGAGAAGACGGACCTCGGCCTGTCGGGCGAGTCCTCCGGGCTGGTCATGCCCCCGGCCAAGTGGACCAGTGTGGATCTGGCGGCCATCAGCTTCGGCCAGGGCATCGGCGTCACTGCCGTGCAAATGGCCCGGGCCTTCCTCTGCCTCGCCAACGAGGGCGTGACGCGCCAGCTCAATCTGGTGCGCGACCCTGCCCCGGCCCGTCCCCATGCGGCGGTGCGCGTCTTCAGCCGCGAAACCTCGGCCACGGTGCTCAGGATGATGCGCGATGTGGTCCACGAGGACGGCACCGGCCGTTCCGCTCGCATCCCCGGCATCACCATGGCAGGCAAAACCGGCACGGCCCAGAAGGCGACCAAGGGAGGCTACGGCGACCAGTATCTCTCCTCCTTCGTGGCCATGGTCCCGGCCGAAGACCCGAAACTTCTGGTCATCACAATGATTGACGAACCGCAGACGGCCAACTACGGCTCCATGGTCGCGGCGCCGGTATGCCGCGACGTGACCGTGCGTACCCTGGCCTATTACGGCAAGGTCTCCGAAACCCTGGAATCCGTGGTGGCCGAAAGGGTCTCCGTGGACTCGCTGGCGGACTCTCCGCTCAACGAGGCCATGGCTCCCCCGGCCGAACACCCCGAGAGCGACACCGTGCCCAACATCAGGGGCCTGACGGTGCGTCGCGCCCTGGAACTCCTGGCCAGACGGGGCATCGTCCCGGTGCTCAAGGGACAGGGCATGACGGTAAAAGACCATAAACCCAATGCGGGACAACCGTGGCCCACGGAACAACAGACGGAGGGAACGGACGATGTTTTTATTCTCTGGCTCTCATAG